Proteins from a single region of Jatrophihabitans sp.:
- a CDS encoding RHS repeat-associated core domain-containing protein, giving the protein MKRGSGVLRAVVVLSLVAGLMSAVQLAVSPRVSPARAAVATGTAGLFVPTQGSVLDTRTGIGGVSGPVAANTWYQVQVAGQAGVPTTGVSSVQVSVTVLTPAATGLVKVAANGTAVVPIAALTYTGGGGSISASSIVAVAADGKIQVLAQTSVTLLVHIQGYYTAGNGAPTPGGYVPVNPARMVDTRIGTGLPQAKLATGSTTAISVGGLHNVPSDASAVFLMLTTISTSATAGYFSPYPTGATRPANVSLNYLANTATILGAAVDLGAGGQFNLWIGPAGTAIDVIVDVVGYYTATPGTKGAFTPASARAYDSRTAPSTQLAANSSRRVQVGGVAGVPLPGSGISALAISAQIAHSGTHAGYLALGPGDQRFPVAASVYFSAGSNVRSSLAIVPSAGDGTVLLVNSSADPVHVILDVEGWYSAVGAAIPAGQSRIQERLTLQADPFGGGAWVTYQYRVGVTGGWSNVPTAEVTVPGTNTHPAWPVQRSGSPAVFAPYTWDVGATLNHGDQLVQVQACFGSSASDPNPVCSMASTVQLASHALGDSYAVEAVGPGSVSLLTGDYQVSAADVSVPTYQGSLSIGRSLSTLAPAGERADATGVFGPGWSASLPGTDAGAADLTLVDHSSDGYLSLEGSDGDVSLYQATSPTGSYPVSYTGVDDAAADGAAITKLSASEVRLLDADGATTVWLRNTAANAWGVDRVVEASSGSLTSFTRDAGGRVTRILGAVPAGVSCASPDTTPGCRSLTLTYGTVPVDGASVSRLRSVVFHTFDPTTAAMTAVPVAAYDYDSAGWLAGAYDPRITPNLKTAYSYDGNGRLASLTPPGLAPWTMAYDSNGRLATVSRYDATLAQTATSTVAYGVPFTGPGAPIELGVTAAAAWGQTANVPAVATAVFGPNRVPAGAPTAADWPYATLHYLDANGRETNTAAYGAGAWQYGATSYDANGNVVSSLTPRNRTHALNPVASTDPAVTALTSPAARAALLSSSQVYDPLNPERITDSYGPAHPVALTDGSTIDGRSHQHVTYDQGAPLDASGNPVPFGLPTTVTSAAWDLATGADRDSVTVKTGYSAVAVGGSKTGWDLGQATSTTVGAGVGGTDLVSNTRYNDAGQTVQSWLPGSTGNDARSTSTSYYTATGAGPCVSPALAGLACSTGPTAQPTTGNPLPVTTTSYNRYDQPLSVIGTAGATVRTTTTSYDDAGRPTGNSITVTPTVAGGAALPAVTTTYDTGTGLPLTQAAGGRTVSAAYDSLGRTTSYTDSTGSTAITSYNLSGRPSTVNDGKGATSYTYDSATEHRGLITVQDVGVGSTPGVFTAAYNADGAVASQTYPNGLIATSRFDNAGIATALTYAKAGATWMSFTQTSNAQGDTATQTSPISAQTFSYDPAGRLAKTEDTAAGTCTTRTYMLDNASNRKNLKSYPAGLGGGCVTTTTPSTTTTSTFDDADRITNPGYGYDTLGRTSAVPAGDALGIGSHAATTGALAIGYYANDMVASQTQSGRTLGFGLDPLQNRITDTTDTAGTTSVNHYADNSDSPAWTSTGTGWTRNLVGITGGLAATVDHAGTVTLQLANLHGDIVATSTDDPAATGPIGYGEATEYGAPREAATAPDSYGWLGAQSRSSDALGGVTLMGSRLYNASTGRFLSVDSVAGGNDNAYVYVANPINQFDLNGQCNWWKYSARCARGLLANKLAYTVMSVGLGVVTRALAIALPGWGWLVGIIAGAIGQGALNALHQWAQSGRVNAYQVIMAAAAGAFASSGAATWMSARAAARFQRAIFSTSIWVSRMIP; this is encoded by the coding sequence TTGAAGCGTGGATCTGGCGTGCTGCGAGCAGTCGTGGTGCTGAGCTTGGTGGCTGGTCTGATGTCGGCGGTGCAGCTGGCGGTGTCGCCTCGGGTGAGTCCGGCCAGAGCTGCGGTCGCCACCGGAACTGCTGGGTTGTTCGTGCCGACTCAGGGTTCGGTCTTGGACACCCGGACCGGGATTGGCGGCGTCAGCGGGCCGGTGGCGGCCAACACCTGGTACCAGGTGCAGGTCGCCGGCCAGGCCGGGGTGCCCACCACCGGTGTCTCCTCCGTGCAGGTGTCGGTGACGGTGCTGACCCCGGCGGCGACCGGGTTGGTGAAGGTGGCGGCCAACGGCACAGCGGTGGTGCCTATAGCGGCGCTGACCTACACCGGCGGCGGCGGGTCGATCTCGGCCAGCTCCATTGTCGCGGTGGCCGCGGACGGCAAGATCCAGGTGCTGGCCCAGACCTCGGTGACGCTGCTGGTGCACATCCAGGGCTACTACACCGCCGGCAACGGAGCCCCGACACCCGGCGGCTACGTCCCGGTCAACCCGGCCCGGATGGTCGACACCCGGATCGGGACCGGGCTGCCGCAGGCCAAGCTGGCCACCGGCTCGACCACCGCCATCTCGGTCGGCGGCCTGCACAACGTGCCGTCCGACGCCTCGGCGGTGTTTCTGATGCTGACCACCATCTCGACCAGCGCCACCGCCGGCTACTTCTCCCCCTACCCGACCGGCGCGACCCGGCCGGCGAACGTGTCGCTGAACTACCTGGCCAACACCGCCACCATCCTGGGCGCGGCTGTGGACCTGGGCGCCGGCGGCCAGTTCAACCTCTGGATCGGCCCGGCTGGCACCGCGATCGACGTCATCGTCGACGTCGTCGGCTACTACACGGCCACCCCGGGCACGAAGGGCGCGTTCACCCCGGCCTCGGCTCGGGCCTATGACTCGCGGACCGCGCCGAGCACCCAGCTGGCGGCCAACAGCAGCCGGCGGGTGCAGGTCGGCGGGGTGGCGGGGGTGCCGTTACCGGGCAGTGGGATCAGCGCGCTGGCCATCAGCGCCCAGATTGCGCACTCGGGCACCCATGCTGGCTACCTAGCGCTGGGGCCGGGAGATCAGCGCTTTCCGGTGGCCGCCTCGGTCTACTTCTCAGCCGGCTCGAACGTCCGCAGCAGCCTGGCGATCGTGCCGAGCGCCGGCGACGGCACGGTGCTGCTGGTCAACTCCTCCGCCGATCCGGTGCACGTCATTCTCGACGTCGAGGGCTGGTACTCCGCGGTCGGCGCAGCCATTCCGGCCGGGCAGTCGCGCATCCAGGAGCGCCTGACGCTGCAGGCCGATCCGTTCGGCGGCGGCGCCTGGGTCACCTACCAGTACCGGGTCGGGGTCACCGGCGGCTGGTCCAACGTCCCGACGGCGGAGGTGACCGTTCCCGGCACTAACACCCATCCGGCCTGGCCGGTGCAGCGGAGCGGCAGCCCGGCGGTATTCGCGCCCTACACCTGGGACGTCGGGGCGACGCTGAATCACGGTGATCAGCTGGTGCAGGTGCAGGCCTGCTTCGGGTCCTCGGCCAGTGATCCGAACCCAGTGTGCTCGATGGCCTCGACGGTGCAGCTGGCCAGCCACGCTTTGGGCGACTCCTACGCTGTCGAGGCGGTCGGGCCGGGCAGCGTGTCGCTGCTGACCGGGGACTACCAGGTCAGCGCCGCGGACGTGTCGGTACCGACGTATCAGGGCTCGCTGTCGATCGGGCGCAGCCTGAGCACCCTCGCCCCGGCCGGCGAACGGGCTGACGCCACGGGGGTGTTCGGCCCTGGCTGGTCGGCGTCGCTACCCGGCACGGATGCCGGCGCGGCCGACCTCACGTTGGTCGATCACAGCAGTGACGGCTACCTCAGTCTCGAAGGCAGCGACGGCGATGTCAGCCTGTATCAGGCGACCAGCCCGACCGGCAGCTACCCCGTCAGCTATACCGGCGTCGATGACGCCGCCGCCGACGGCGCGGCGATAACCAAGCTCAGCGCGAGCGAGGTCCGTCTGCTGGACGCCGACGGCGCCACCACGGTATGGCTTCGCAACACCGCCGCGAACGCCTGGGGCGTCGACCGGGTGGTCGAGGCCAGCTCCGGCAGCTTGACCAGTTTCACCCGGGACGCTGGCGGCCGGGTAACCCGGATCCTCGGCGCGGTGCCTGCCGGGGTGAGCTGTGCCAGCCCGGACACCACACCGGGTTGTCGCAGCCTGACCCTGACCTACGGCACGGTTCCGGTTGACGGAGCGAGCGTTAGCCGGCTGCGGTCGGTGGTGTTCCACACCTTCGACCCGACGACTGCGGCGATGACCGCGGTGCCGGTCGCGGCCTATGACTACGACAGCGCCGGCTGGCTGGCCGGCGCCTATGACCCGAGGATCACCCCGAACCTGAAGACCGCTTACAGCTACGACGGAAACGGCCGGTTGGCCTCGCTCACCCCGCCCGGGCTCGCGCCCTGGACGATGGCTTATGACAGCAACGGCCGGCTGGCCACCGTCTCGCGCTATGACGCCACGCTGGCCCAGACTGCGACCAGCACCGTCGCCTACGGGGTGCCGTTCACGGGGCCGGGCGCGCCGATCGAGCTCGGCGTTACCGCCGCCGCGGCCTGGGGGCAGACTGCCAATGTGCCGGCCGTGGCCACGGCGGTGTTCGGGCCCAACCGGGTCCCGGCCGGCGCGCCTACCGCGGCTGACTGGCCCTACGCCACCCTGCACTACCTCGACGCCAACGGCCGTGAGACCAACACCGCCGCCTACGGTGCCGGGGCCTGGCAGTACGGCGCGACCAGCTACGACGCCAACGGCAACGTCGTCTCGAGCCTGACCCCGCGCAATCGCACGCATGCGCTGAACCCGGTCGCCAGCACCGACCCGGCCGTGACGGCGCTGACCAGTCCAGCGGCCCGGGCGGCGCTGTTGTCCAGCAGCCAGGTCTATGACCCGCTCAACCCCGAACGGATCACCGACAGCTACGGCCCGGCCCATCCGGTGGCGCTCACCGACGGCTCGACCATCGACGGGCGAAGCCACCAGCACGTCACCTACGACCAGGGCGCGCCGCTCGACGCCAGCGGCAACCCGGTGCCATTCGGGTTGCCGACCACCGTCACCTCCGCCGCCTGGGATCTGGCCACCGGCGCCGACCGGGACAGCGTCACCGTGAAAACCGGCTACTCCGCGGTCGCGGTCGGCGGCAGCAAGACCGGCTGGGACCTGGGCCAGGCCACCTCCACCACCGTCGGCGCCGGCGTCGGCGGCACCGACCTGGTCAGCAACACCCGCTACAACGACGCCGGCCAGACCGTGCAGTCCTGGCTGCCGGGCTCCACTGGTAACGACGCCCGCTCGACCAGCACCAGCTACTACACCGCCACCGGCGCCGGGCCCTGCGTCTCACCTGCCCTGGCAGGGCTGGCCTGCTCGACCGGCCCGACCGCACAACCGACTACCGGCAATCCGCTGCCGGTCACCACCACCAGCTACAACCGCTACGACCAGCCGCTCAGCGTCATCGGGACCGCCGGTGCCACCGTCCGTACTACCACGACCAGCTACGACGACGCTGGCCGCCCGACTGGTAACTCGATCACCGTCACACCCACCGTCGCCGGTGGCGCCGCCCTGCCAGCCGTGACGACGACCTACGACACCGGCACCGGTCTACCTCTCACCCAGGCGGCCGGCGGCAGGACCGTCAGCGCCGCCTACGACTCCCTCGGCCGGACCACCAGCTACACCGACTCCACCGGCAGCACCGCGATCACCAGCTATAACCTGTCCGGCCGGCCATCCACGGTCAACGACGGCAAGGGCGCCACCAGCTACACCTACGACTCGGCCACCGAGCACCGCGGCCTGATCACCGTCCAGGACGTCGGCGTCGGCTCCACGCCCGGCGTCTTCACTGCCGCCTACAACGCCGACGGCGCAGTGGCCTCGCAGACCTATCCCAACGGCCTGATCGCGACCAGCCGATTCGACAACGCTGGCATCGCCACCGCCCTGACCTACGCCAAAGCCGGCGCCACCTGGATGAGCTTCACCCAGACCAGCAACGCCCAGGGCGACACCGCCACCCAGACCTCGCCGATCTCAGCGCAAACCTTCAGCTACGACCCCGCTGGACGGCTCGCCAAGACCGAGGACACTGCGGCCGGTACCTGCACCACCCGCACCTACATGCTCGATAACGCCTCCAACCGGAAAAACCTTAAGTCCTACCCGGCCGGTCTCGGCGGCGGCTGCGTCACCACCACGACCCCGAGCACCACTACGACTTCCACGTTCGATGACGCCGACCGGATCACCAATCCCGGCTACGGCTACGACACCCTCGGCCGCACCAGTGCGGTTCCCGCCGGTGACGCTCTGGGCATCGGCAGCCACGCCGCCACCACCGGCGCGCTGGCGATCGGCTACTACGCCAACGACATGGTCGCCAGCCAGACCCAGAGCGGCCGCACCCTCGGCTTTGGCCTCGACCCGCTGCAAAACCGGATCACCGACACCACCGACACCGCCGGAACGACCAGCGTCAACCACTACGCCGACAACAGCGACTCACCCGCCTGGACCAGCACCGGCACCGGCTGGACCCGCAACCTGGTCGGCATCACCGGCGGCCTTGCCGCAACGGTCGACCACGCCGGCACCGTCACCCTGCAACTGGCCAACCTGCACGGCGACATCGTCGCCACCAGCACTGACGATCCCGCCGCGACCGGCCCGATCGGCTACGGCGAGGCCACCGAATACGGCGCACCCCGCGAGGCCGCCACCGCACCAGACAGCTACGGCTGGCTCGGTGCACAGAGCCGGTCCTCCGATGCACTTGGTGGCGTAACCCTGATGGGATCGCGCCTCTACAACGCTTCCACAGGGCGATTCCTGTCAGTTGACTCGGTGGCAGGCGGTAACGACAACGCCTACGTCTACGTCGCGAATCCAATCAACCAGTTCGACCTCAATGGTCAATGCAACTGGTGGAAATACTCTGCCCGCTGCGCGCGCGGACTCCTCGCGAACAAACTCGCATACACCGTAATGAGCGTTGGCCTTGGCGTGGTGACGCGGGCGCTTGCAATCGCCCTCCCAGGCTGGGGATGGCTGGTCGGGATCATCGCGGGCGCAATTGGGCAGGGCGCTTTGAACGCATTGCATCAATGGGCGCAGTCCGGTCGCGTCAATGCCTATCAGGTGATCATGGCAGCTGCAGCAGGTGCGTTCGCGTCATCGGGAGCCGCAACCTGGATGTCAGCGAGGGCGGCGGCCAGGTTCCAACGTGCCATCTTCAGCACGAGCATCTGGGTCTCCCGGATGATCCCCTAG
- a CDS encoding helix-turn-helix transcriptional regulator, with translation MLSDREAQVVRLLLSGLRAPLIARQLYLSPSTVRNQLSMVYRKLGVSSQQELILLFYGFWCDGRTPAAPLGAEVLRQPRPLCAACRTPWWH, from the coding sequence GTGCTGTCTGACCGTGAGGCGCAAGTGGTACGGCTGCTGCTGTCCGGTCTCCGGGCGCCCCTGATCGCTCGGCAGCTCTACCTGTCGCCCAGCACTGTCCGCAACCAGTTGTCCATGGTGTACCGAAAGCTGGGCGTCAGTTCGCAGCAGGAGCTGATCTTGCTGTTCTACGGGTTCTGGTGCGACGGGCGCACCCCGGCCGCCCCGCTAGGCGCCGAGGTACTGCGACAACCACGGCCGCTATGCGCGGCCTGCCGCACGCCTTGGTGGCATTGA
- a CDS encoding type IV toxin-antitoxin system AbiEi family antitoxin domain-containing protein — protein MDLARKRLWDVAVDQYGYVTLRNADDLAIDGYAVRMLAARGQLDRVAHGVYRFPQFPAGEYDPYMLAVLWTGAAGACLSHDTALASYEVCDINPDRIHVTLPRDRRIRRRGGELYVVHHEDLAAEQIGWWQQIPTVTLATAIAQCITSGVPGYLVRQALTTARDRGLLTQAAADGLSQELEARDGG, from the coding sequence GTGGATCTAGCGCGGAAGCGGCTGTGGGATGTGGCAGTCGACCAGTATGGCTACGTCACGCTCCGGAACGCTGACGACCTCGCTATCGATGGGTATGCCGTGCGGATGCTGGCCGCCCGGGGACAGCTCGACCGGGTGGCGCATGGTGTGTACCGGTTCCCGCAGTTCCCGGCCGGCGAGTATGACCCGTACATGTTGGCCGTGCTGTGGACCGGCGCCGCGGGCGCGTGTCTCAGCCATGACACTGCCCTTGCCTCCTACGAGGTGTGCGACATCAACCCTGACCGCATCCACGTGACGCTGCCGAGGGACCGCCGGATCCGGCGCCGTGGCGGTGAGCTGTACGTGGTGCATCACGAGGACCTCGCCGCTGAGCAGATCGGGTGGTGGCAGCAGATCCCGACGGTGACCCTGGCAACCGCCATCGCGCAGTGCATCACCAGCGGTGTGCCTGGCTATCTTGTGCGGCAAGCGCTGACCACCGCTCGTGACCGGGGCCTGCTCACGCAGGCAGCTGCGGATGGCCTGTCCCAGGAACTGGAGGCGCGGGATGGCGGCTGA
- a CDS encoding nucleotidyl transferase AbiEii/AbiGii toxin family protein yields MAADDLVPAGSDPLTRLTSLGERGKEPASKSILNAWVNQAQAQVGLDTGRLGWLVASTVVVAALQRAIDEEGRTRFLLKGGTYLQHRLSWSGRPTKDIDGMVRGDIDEFLAALDDALRLPWGPLVLTRDAIEVINTPGKIIKPRRFDVLVSLKGQVWRRIQIEIAADEAGAIWGARHPRRPGPAPLRPAQSGPPSRNRHAVPDRTEIHAGTDPHDPPDLRNDRARDIVDLLLLRDLVHAEQSPTAAEVRQACVSLFESRSAEARELGRPERRWPPVAIAHEHWSRDYSVAATAGGVTVSLADAVGELNRWIALIDAAG; encoded by the coding sequence ATGGCGGCTGATGACCTCGTCCCAGCAGGATCCGATCCATTAACTCGTCTCACCTCATTGGGTGAGCGCGGCAAGGAGCCGGCCTCTAAGAGCATCCTCAACGCCTGGGTGAACCAAGCCCAGGCGCAGGTCGGCCTCGACACAGGCCGGCTCGGCTGGCTGGTCGCCTCGACCGTGGTCGTCGCCGCCCTTCAGCGCGCGATCGACGAGGAGGGCCGGACACGCTTCCTCCTGAAAGGAGGCACCTACCTGCAACACCGCCTGTCCTGGAGCGGCCGGCCGACGAAAGACATCGACGGAATGGTGCGAGGCGATATCGATGAGTTCCTTGCCGCCCTCGACGACGCGCTACGGCTGCCGTGGGGCCCGCTCGTACTGACCCGCGACGCGATCGAGGTCATCAATACCCCCGGCAAGATCATCAAACCGCGACGGTTCGACGTTCTCGTCTCCCTCAAGGGTCAAGTCTGGCGAAGAATCCAGATCGAGATCGCAGCCGACGAGGCAGGGGCCATCTGGGGAGCAAGACATCCTCGCCGCCCCGGGCCTGCACCACTTCGGCCTGCCCAGTCCGGACCACCTAGTCGGAATCGCCATGCGGTTCCAGATCGCACAGAAATTCACGCCGGAACCGACCCACACGATCCACCTGACCTGCGCAACGACCGGGCCCGTGACATCGTCGACCTGCTACTGCTGCGCGACCTGGTACATGCAGAACAGTCGCCCACTGCTGCGGAAGTAAGACAGGCCTGCGTCTCGTTGTTCGAGTCACGGTCCGCGGAAGCCCGTGAGCTTGGGCGCCCGGAACGCAGGTGGCCGCCCGTTGCGATTGCCCATGAGCACTGGTCCCGTGACTACTCGGTAGCCGCGACAGCAGGTGGCGTCACGGTGTCGCTCGCGGACGCGGTCGGCGAACTCAACAGGTGGATTGCCTTGATAGACGCGGCCGGGTAA
- a CDS encoding ParB N-terminal domain-containing protein, protein MPSPTKTAPARTATQPDPTSAATAAAETFESRSELVHLDPRALLITGNIRRRGDLTEEFVASIREHGVLVPIVALSTSEGAQVRYGQRRTLAAIEACRPTVPVMLLSGEIGEDLDRIVEQWHENEHRTGLSVFDQAAAEQLAAFGLSAEMISKRLRTPKRRIDRALEVAKSELASPDDFELAYELFQRIGPEAESIASLFTGMSVDSWAARAWRRQRDAESTDDSWDGADGFASGARQLLARIESGSPELFWHLAYQLQFDPRTGTGHDPTFNDDLLTYPGISVLGPDGPDRLRAAARAYLSHEDDQRTEWLGTSQYDKRAWAGYLALCIVDRDTETPSVVPWERWVGAIIWYLTESESADRHTRLVRAAADAAPDAFAEAFALFVKNTLERGSIPYGIDTIGTVIRPELGQQLLALLRSIRAAIEHRSDADIVLPQQDAAENLAVQAWRDLASLLIHAEVDGGVDEARAALTFQQGNAPTPLALAAAAVLMSTEPSSAWPTIRDAAGTDPVTARPVVYAIANHNYYGVNLPALDDDDLVAFYLWLRELLPESDDINVQGVHVVDEHEEAQRLRGRTLEAVSQRATARTLELLREAIATEDAIELVSAERRVRSQLAEIGWAAPEVAELTEVIDDPSRRLVRSDSELARLVVETLHDIANRIPTHGELLWDRVPTAVATAAKDKGIRLRHPEADPRDDLWSPKTESALVGYLANQLELRLHRRVVVNREVLIKPTNAYGAGDHPDLLIQVRHQTAAPCTVPVEIKGNWNAGVAASITTQLADRYLPEASAKAGVYVVGWWPLDQWTVKGSRRTAAAARTGPELISTLTETAADLSRSRGVSITPMLLSIPRPAKATPAADRT, encoded by the coding sequence ATGCCCAGCCCCACGAAAACCGCACCCGCCCGCACCGCCACGCAACCGGACCCGACCAGCGCCGCGACGGCTGCGGCCGAGACCTTCGAAAGCCGCAGCGAACTCGTCCACCTGGACCCACGCGCCCTGCTGATAACGGGCAACATCCGTCGCAGAGGCGACCTGACGGAGGAGTTCGTCGCCTCTATTCGCGAGCACGGGGTCCTGGTGCCCATCGTCGCCCTGAGCACCAGCGAGGGGGCACAGGTCCGCTACGGCCAGCGCCGCACACTGGCCGCAATTGAGGCTTGCCGACCCACCGTGCCGGTCATGCTCCTCTCGGGCGAGATCGGCGAGGACTTGGACCGCATCGTCGAGCAGTGGCACGAAAACGAACACCGGACCGGCCTGTCGGTCTTCGATCAAGCCGCCGCCGAGCAGCTCGCCGCATTCGGCCTCAGCGCTGAGATGATCAGCAAGCGCCTCCGCACGCCCAAGCGGCGGATCGACCGAGCGCTGGAGGTCGCCAAGTCCGAGCTGGCGAGCCCCGATGACTTCGAGTTGGCTTACGAGCTGTTTCAGCGGATAGGGCCAGAAGCCGAAAGCATCGCATCGCTGTTCACAGGGATGAGTGTCGACTCCTGGGCAGCCCGAGCTTGGCGCAGGCAGCGTGACGCCGAGTCTACCGACGATTCGTGGGACGGCGCCGACGGCTTCGCGAGCGGAGCGCGCCAGCTACTGGCACGCATCGAATCCGGCAGCCCTGAGCTGTTCTGGCATCTGGCTTACCAGCTTCAGTTCGACCCGCGCACCGGCACGGGACACGACCCGACCTTCAACGACGACCTACTCACCTACCCCGGCATCTCGGTGCTTGGCCCGGACGGCCCGGACCGGCTTCGGGCAGCAGCACGGGCCTACCTCTCGCACGAAGACGACCAACGCACGGAATGGCTGGGCACCAGCCAGTACGACAAACGAGCGTGGGCTGGCTATCTCGCCCTGTGCATCGTCGACCGAGACACGGAAACCCCTTCGGTCGTCCCATGGGAACGCTGGGTCGGCGCGATCATCTGGTATCTCACCGAATCCGAATCCGCCGACAGACACACCCGCCTCGTCCGCGCTGCCGCGGACGCCGCACCCGACGCCTTCGCCGAAGCGTTCGCCCTGTTCGTAAAGAACACCCTCGAACGCGGCAGCATCCCTTACGGCATCGACACCATCGGCACCGTAATCCGGCCCGAACTCGGCCAACAACTCCTCGCCCTCCTGCGCTCGATCCGCGCGGCCATCGAACATCGATCCGACGCCGACATCGTCCTTCCCCAGCAGGACGCCGCCGAGAACCTGGCTGTTCAAGCCTGGCGCGACCTCGCATCGCTTCTCATCCACGCCGAGGTCGACGGGGGCGTCGACGAAGCTCGGGCTGCACTCACGTTCCAGCAAGGCAACGCGCCGACGCCGCTTGCGCTGGCGGCAGCGGCGGTGCTGATGAGCACCGAACCGTCATCTGCGTGGCCAACAATTCGTGACGCCGCGGGCACCGACCCCGTGACCGCTCGGCCAGTCGTGTACGCCATCGCTAACCACAACTACTACGGCGTCAACCTACCCGCACTCGATGACGACGATCTCGTCGCCTTCTACCTGTGGCTACGCGAACTCCTCCCCGAATCCGACGACATCAACGTCCAAGGCGTCCACGTGGTGGACGAGCACGAGGAGGCTCAACGGCTCCGAGGCCGCACCCTCGAAGCGGTCAGCCAGCGCGCCACAGCCAGGACTCTCGAACTGCTTCGCGAAGCAATCGCGACCGAGGACGCGATTGAACTGGTCAGCGCGGAACGCAGAGTCCGGAGCCAGCTTGCCGAGATCGGCTGGGCCGCACCCGAGGTTGCCGAACTCACCGAAGTCATCGACGACCCTTCGCGGCGCCTCGTACGCAGCGACAGTGAGCTGGCACGTCTCGTCGTCGAAACGCTCCACGACATCGCGAACCGTATCCCGACACACGGGGAACTCCTGTGGGACCGCGTACCCACCGCCGTCGCCACGGCCGCCAAGGACAAAGGCATACGGCTCCGTCACCCAGAGGCGGACCCACGCGACGACCTCTGGTCCCCAAAGACGGAAAGTGCGCTGGTCGGCTACCTGGCCAACCAGCTGGAACTACGCCTACACCGCAGAGTCGTGGTCAACCGAGAGGTGTTGATCAAGCCGACGAACGCCTACGGCGCCGGCGACCATCCCGACCTCCTCATTCAGGTCCGGCACCAGACCGCAGCCCCCTGCACCGTGCCCGTCGAGATCAAGGGGAACTGGAACGCCGGCGTCGCAGCCTCGATCACCACACAGCTCGCCGATCGATACCTCCCCGAAGCGAGCGCGAAAGCAGGCGTCTATGTCGTCGGCTGGTGGCCCCTCGATCAGTGGACCGTGAAAGGAAGCCGCCGGACTGCTGCAGCAGCGCGAACAGGCCCGGAGCTGATTTCCACGCTGACCGAGACGGCCGCCGACCTGTCCCGAAGCCGCGGCGTGTCCATCACGCCGATGCTGCTGTCCATCCCCCGGCCAGCAAAAGCAACACCAGCCGCCGATCGGACGTAA